The following nucleotide sequence is from Pochonia chlamydosporia 170 chromosome 4, whole genome shotgun sequence.
CGACGGCATGTTGCAACATGCCTCCTCATTCATTCACCGTTGTCTTTTGCCCTTCTATGTCTTTGCATCCTGCAGGTTACCCTCTCCCGGTTTGTTTTCATTCAAAATTTCCCGTTGCAGTCGTGCGCTCTATCGTCGAGGTCGCTTTTCGCGTTCACTCGTCAAGTTGCCCACACCTTCTTCACTTCGTCTCTTTCGTCCACGGTCTTCACGATGATCTCTCCTATCTCCAGGCTGGTTCGACCCATCCCGTGGGCCTGCTCCTCGGCCGCCGCCGTTTCCACCTCTGTTACCACTCCAGTCCTCTGCTCCCCAATTGCCTCCCGCAGGCGGGCCATCTCCTCTGTGTCGGTTGTCTCGCCCACTGctgggcggaggagggccCATGGAGTCCCTCGGCTGACGACGGGATTCGCGCTCTTCCCTACTTCCACCTGCGTCCGGGCCGCCCACCGATCGCCTGTCTCGACCTTGGCTGGGATCTTTGCCATCTCGCTCGCGTTCGCGGCTACTTCGGCGTGATGTGCGATTAGATCTTTCGGATCGATTCTCACGATCGCTTCGGGAACGGTCATGGTCTCGACGCCCTTGGTTGTCACCTCCATTGGAAGACCCCCACATTGTGTCTTGACGTTCTTGGCTGGGGGTGGGTGTTGGCGAACCACCCGCAAGAACCTGAATGTCAGAATTGCCCAACATTTGTCGTGGCTGATTGTTACGATTTCCCCCGCTACGTGGTGGTTCTGGCATCTTTGCAtgggcttgttggagagTACTGTTAATTCCTGCGAGCTGCCTTCTACCACCACCCCGGCCGGGACGATCACCTCCGGCAGGGCCCGTTGGTGTTTCTGCATCGGGTCCAGGTCCGCTTCTTGAGCTGGGCTGTGGTCGATCAGGGGTATTTGCTGCCTGGTTGTGATGGCGCTGAGTCCCTTGAGGTGCGGAAGGAGGACCGCCAAGCTGGGCCAGCCGGTCTGGGTGTACGCCAGACGTCGACGGTCCGCTTAGATTCGCTGGTGACGGCTTGTCGTTAGTCTGGTTGAAATTCCTATTTCGACCTGATGGTCCCGCCGGAGTACCAGCTGGGGTTTGTGGTCCACCGCCAGAGTCATAACCCCGTCGGTTTCGACCTGACGACGGACCAGTAGGCGGGCCATGTCTTTCAGGTGACGGCGCCCGTGGAGTTTCTGGTGGTCCAAACCGGTTGTCAGGTCGACCTGGCAGAGAAGgctgtccatgtccaccaCGGCTTGCGTTTCTACCTCTGCCCCGTGGACCGGACGGAATCTCGGCGTTAGGGGGTTGCGGTACGGGATTGAGACGTCCATAGTTCTGGTCCTGATAAGGTTTCCGATTTTCGGGCTCCTGTGGGCGGGGCCCTGATCGGTGAAAGCCAGAGCCGTCACGAAGAGTATCGGGATGAGCTCTGTCTCCTTCTCGATCTGTCGGCCGATCTCCTCTGAAGTTTCCTGGCAAAGGGGATCGGTCCCGATGTTGGCGCCCACTGGGACGTTGGTCTTGAAGATTATGGCTCTGATGCTCGTCACGAGCACCAGGGGCAGAGGAAGCCTGCTCATTGCCATGCCGAGTGTTGCGCCGTGGGGACTGCCCGCGCGGGCCGCCTCTTTCGCGACCGTCGTCTCTGTTGAGCCTTCCAGGAGCATTATGCGTGCCGTCATCTCTATCGCTAATAAGAGCAGCTCGTTCCGGATTGATGGTGTCCATAACTGCACCACCACCCTGTCGACGGCCCCGGGATGACCGGTCCATGTCCGCTCCACGGGACGATCTGTCTGGGGTATCTTGAGCAAAGAGTGCTGCTCTTTCAGGATTCATCGCAGGCTCATGTGCGTCGCTCGCTGGAGCGGGGTCAGGGACTGAGTTTTCTTGGGGACGATCATGAGCCCTGCTACCTCGTGGTTCACGATGTGTGCGTTCGCGCTCTGACTGCGTTGGTCGGGGTGGCAGCTCTGCTCGGCTATTCTCCTCTTTGTGGTCAGTAGAGCGACGATCTGCAAAGTCGCGACCGCGTACAGGACGTTCAGAATCAGATTGTCGCGACTCTCTATGGTCCTTGGCGTCGCGGGAATCTCTCGTGTCCCTATTATCCCTATTTTCCCGTCCATCCCGAGGGCCGCGAGCTTCTCGACCGTCCCGACGATCGTGACCCCGCGACTGAGGGAAGCGTTCGGGTGTGAAGTGTCCAGGTATGGGAACGTCAGGCCGACTGGGCAAGTTGTGGGATGGCCGATCCGGCAGTTTATGGGCTCGGGGTTCATTCTTGAAACTCCCGGGTTTTGGCGTCGATGACCTAGATTGCCCAGCTGTGTCACTGTGTTTTGAGGAATCTCGGCCACTACCAGCGGGTTTAGGAGGCAACAGCTCCTTCTCAGGGGCACCACTCGTTTCGCGAACGGCTTCCCTGTCTTGGAcctctccatcttcctcttccgcAGTCGTATGCTTAGCGCTGGGTGTCCTAAACCTGGGCGATTAGCGTTCATCAAGCTACAAGGGAAAGAGTGGCTACCACATACCTATCGACCTGCGGTTTGAAATCAGGGGCGGTTGGCCTTAGCAAAGTGGCGGATGCCTTACTAGCCTCTTGTCGAGATCCGGCAACCTGGTAACAAGTCAGCTTAATTGTAGGATATTCAATTATAGGTGTATCACGCACTGCGTTCTGTCGGAAAGCCTGCACCATGACCCATTTTGATTTCCGTCGTTGTAGCTCGGACATGGCACCCTGAGCCGCTACTGAGAGGTCGACGCGACCACCCTCTTCGCTATCAGGCGAAGTCTTTGCAGCGGCTTCCCGTTTCGTGATGTTCTGTAGCTGTGTGGTGAATTGAGTTGCCATGAAATCTACTGCCGGGAAGAAGTCTAGAACGGTTTTGAGAACAGTAATACCGTTTCGGATATGCATCCATTCAGAGCCTCCCAGGCAGTTTTTAAGTGCCATGTTCAAGTTCTTGTGCCATCTAAACAAAAGATCTCTGAATTGTGCGTGTTCCACAAAAGTTTCAGGTTTGCCCTCGTCGTTGACAGTGAGAGCAAATCCAAAGTGAGGCTGCTCAGGAGTTCCCTTCCCCTCCTTGTCGTACGCTCCAAGTTTTGGGGCATGTTTTGCAGCcttgtcgtccttgtcgccCTGTATCAGCTCGTTCTTATGCCATCGGGACAAGTCTTCCAAAATGAGCTTCAAGAAGCGACCCAAGTATTCAGCTTCTCTCACAGTGCAGGTAAAAATGAGCGATCTGAGTCGGTTGGCGTTGAAAAGTCGATCGTATAGTGACATGAGTTTGAAGACGGGAGCATTCCATTCATGAAGAGCTTTGACGAAGCGGAATGTGTATTCTGCATCGGCAGGTGAAAGCAGAACACGGGGAAGAAGACATTGCTCTAAAAGGATGTCGGAGACACTGTCAGTCTTCGCAGCTGCGTCTGGGAAGGATGTCTGAAACTGCCTTGTCAAGAAATACTTCCACTTGGCTTTGCGAAGCCCATGCTCGCTaagctcgtcaaggagaTATCCCTGCAAGTCCATGAGCTCCTTCCGTTTCTCGGTCCTCCTGTCAATGCCTTTCCTGCTCATATCTGATCGGTCACTTGAAAGCGTCTGCCATTCACTCATAATTCGCTGGCGTTCACGAACGTAGATTTCTTCTGGAAAGCAAATATCTCCCAATTGCAACGCCCAGAATGTAGCATAGAGCTCTGGGCTAATCTTCTGCCAAACTTCAGGTCGAACAGCTGATTGAACCGATTCGATAATTGGCTGGAGGCTGTTGACCATTGTGCGAGTAAGCGACACATCTTCGGATTTCTAGTTTATGTTAGCTTACGTTTGTTTTTCGCTTTAAAATGATGCTGACGGGAACACGTACTTGCTCCTCGCTCTCTCCAATCTCTTGAGATTCTGGGTCTTTTGGTTCTTCGCCCTGAGCAGGCATATCAACGTCACCCTCTTTGTCAGTGATGGGTTTTGCATTAGgttctttctttttgtttttgccTCCTTTCCAAGGGAAAATTCGATGTCCGAGGCTGGTTCTGCCAATCAGAAAAGCCAAACTGGTGTCTAGACCGTATGTGCTTATCAGTTCAGAGATGGACGGAACAATAGCATCAAACGTGCTAGAATCCAGGTTACTCCACAGAAGATCGAGATATTGAATCAAGGTTTGGTGGGAGTCATCGACAACGGAAGAGAGAAACTTGATATGTGCCTCATCGTCTGGCACTTTGAATATCGCAGCCTGTCGATATTGTGCTAGATTCAGGAGAAGCTGAGCTGCCAATTTGG
It contains:
- a CDS encoding tho2 protein (similar to Coccidioides immitis RS XP_001242180.1), with protein sequence MPPKRKRPDRPSGDGGRPSPHRPGDTNLAQHDGHDSSARGRGARGGHFSHGQRGGFNRRDSSQGYGRGGNGQHHNQQNHSRNQGHAQPPSPAKQPPSSPSASRQPPTGSSQSQPSTQISSPLMTKPSSEPTQRPVSPVRSNYRYENLTDDKVQTWDERGRQEIIQQGVQARDDVDITELSTLFQEFIQAVVEQRLPASDAGACIKEILGDENSDIVKDAYAFAPHTLFLDSLAIIMDNDSGLYRPTLREFLIATQVSPALMRQILDAPILQQLGLIRDNFARLGVRQATNLLYRQANYNLLREETEGYSKLITELFSTNTVTPPPPELAEQTFERVKGLIGTFDLDVGRVLDVTLDVAAAVLIKQYKFFVKFLRVSSWWPRAHFKYDTIYNGGLPPWADPAYLQWTATEQDEERITQQKTARDVAFWDRAREVHLGAFFELGGRQVSEADLEQANITNGRETKQEADFEQQWMEETKTLPPPGNRVAAQLLGFKLLFYNSEMRDKSDVLPANLLYLAALLIKIGFLSLTDLYPHLSPPDDNMEKIREAETEKLEQEERAARGGGRMNALLMAGVLPQGDDDNPNATSVPKREAPKKADADTKQTTKEESEAKNKLPEPLEQKVSLLTQLLTIGAIPESLFILGRFPWIPEVFPDILQRIHRILHVSLEKVYNDARPTTTSLMDCPIKQLPDIDQSGMPKGSVRLHTPPPKKQWRWPYPEKFDVNENQNYRFYWDEWADNIPVCQTVDDVFTLCNTFLNLSGVNIGKDEALLSKLASIGSKSLADDASAANLARWHDLLRRLMLPALSHTKANASVVNAIWDLLRHYPLTTRYSMYAEWFEGQISRLPAMKSAFARATADTRGTMKRVSLTNLSEMAKQLAKTSYSSPGIVFRVAFEQLESYPNLIEAFVECAKYFTDLSYDVLIWSLLNSLGKSRSRTQAEHALTTSKWLQALSRFSGKVFRRYQVLSPTPVLQYVNDQLFRGNSTDLIILKEFISSMGGIVDSVDFTDYQVLSMAGGAWLRRYTLIRAQDRRFDNIKSSKRFMQALVDSKLAAQLLLNLAQYRQAAIFKVPDDEAHIKFLSSVVDDSHQTLIQYLDLLWSNLDSSTFDAIVPSISELISTYGLDTSLAFLIGRTSLGHRIFPWKGGKNKKKEPNAKPITDKEGDVDMPAQGEEPKDPESQEIGESEEQKSEDVSLTRTMVNSLQPIIESVQSAVRPEVWQKISPELYATFWALQLGDICFPEEIYVRERQRIMSEWQTLSSDRSDMSRKGIDRRTEKRKELMDLQGYLLDELSEHGLRKAKWKYFLTRQFQTSFPDAAAKTDSVSDILLEQCLLPRVLLSPADAEYTFRFVKALHEWNAPVFKLMSLYDRLFNANRLRSLIFTCTVREAEYLGRFLKLILEDLSRWHKNELIQGDKDDKAAKHAPKLGAYDKEGKGTPEQPHFGFALTVNDEGKPETFVEHAQFRDLLFRWHKNLNMALKNCLGGSEWMHIRNGITVLKTVLDFFPAVDFMATQFTTQLQNITKREAAAKTSPDSEEGGRVDLSVAAQGAMSELQRRKSKWVMVQAFRQNAVAGSRQEASKASATLLRPTAPDFKPQVDRTPSAKHTTAEEEDGEVQDREAVRETSGAPEKELLPPKPAGSGRDSSKHSDTAGQSRSSTPKPGSFKNEPRAHKLPDRPSHNLPSRPDVPIPGHFTPERFPQSRGHDRRDGREARGPRDGRENRDNRDTRDSRDAKDHRESRQSDSERPVRGRDFADRRSTDHKEENSRAELPPRPTQSERERTHREPRGSRAHDRPQENSVPDPAPASDAHEPAMNPERAALFAQDTPDRSSRGADMDRSSRGRRQGGGAVMDTINPERAALISDRDDGTHNAPGRLNRDDGRERGGPRGQSPRRNTRHGNEQASSAPGARDEHQSHNLQDQRPSGRQHRDRSPLPGNFRGDRPTDREGDRAHPDTLRDGSGFHRSGPRPQEPENRKPYQDQNYGRLNPVPQPPNAEIPSGPRGRGRNASRGGHGQPSLPGRPDNRFGPPETPRAPSPERHGPPTGPSSGRNRRGYDSGGGPQTPAGTPAGPSGRNRNFNQTNDKPSPANLSGPSTSGVHPDRLAQLGGPPSAPQGTQRHHNQAANTPDRPQPSSRSGPGPDAETPTGPAGGDRPGRGGGRRQLAGINSTLQQAHAKMPEPPRSGGNRNNQPRQMLGNSDIQVLAGGSPTPTPSQERQDTMWGSSNGGDNQGRRDHDRSRSDRENRSERSNRTSRRSSRERERDGKDPSQGRDRRSVGGPDAGGSREERESRRQPRDSMGPPPPSSGRDNRHRGDGPPAGGNWGAEDWSGNRGGNGGGRGAGPRDGSNQPGDRRDHREDRGRKRRSEEGVGNLTSEREKRPRR